From one Chryseobacterium sp. 3008163 genomic stretch:
- a CDS encoding aspartate-semialdehyde dehydrogenase, with protein sequence MKVAVVGSTGMVGQVMLKVLEERSFPVTELIPVASERSIGKQVKYKQVDYTIVSIDDAIAAKPDIAIFSAGGSTSLEYAPKFAEAGITVIDNSSAWRMDPTKKLVVPEINADVLTKEDKIIANPNCSTIQLVMVLGPLNKKYDLKRVVVSTYQSVTGTGKAAVDQLNAEIAGDDSVAKVYPYQIFKNALPHCDVFSDDDYTKEEIKLMKEPKKILGDDTFNLTATAVRVPVQGGHSESVNIEFENEFELEEVRKILSETPGVIVMDNVKNNEYPMPLYSEGKDEVFVGRIRRDLSQPKTLNLWIVADNLRKGAATNAVQIAEYLVANNLV encoded by the coding sequence ATGAAAGTAGCTGTAGTAGGTTCAACAGGAATGGTTGGACAAGTGATGCTTAAAGTTCTCGAAGAGAGAAGTTTCCCTGTAACAGAATTAATTCCGGTAGCTTCGGAAAGATCTATTGGTAAACAGGTGAAGTATAAACAGGTAGATTACACTATCGTAAGCATCGACGACGCTATAGCTGCCAAACCTGACATCGCAATTTTTTCTGCAGGTGGTTCAACTTCTTTAGAATACGCACCAAAATTTGCAGAAGCAGGAATTACAGTAATCGATAATTCTTCAGCATGGAGAATGGATCCCACTAAAAAATTAGTTGTTCCGGAAATCAATGCAGATGTTTTGACAAAAGAAGACAAGATTATTGCGAATCCGAACTGTTCTACTATTCAGTTGGTGATGGTTTTAGGTCCGTTGAATAAAAAATATGATTTAAAAAGAGTCGTTGTTTCTACATATCAGTCTGTAACAGGAACCGGTAAAGCAGCCGTTGATCAGTTGAATGCTGAAATCGCTGGTGATGATTCTGTTGCTAAAGTATATCCTTATCAAATCTTCAAAAATGCATTGCCACACTGCGACGTATTTTCTGATGACGATTATACGAAAGAAGAAATTAAATTAATGAAAGAGCCTAAAAAGATTTTGGGTGACGATACATTTAATTTAACAGCAACTGCTGTAAGAGTTCCGGTACAGGGAGGTCATTCTGAAAGTGTCAACATCGAATTTGAAAACGAATTTGAATTAGAAGAAGTAAGAAAAATCTTATCAGAAACTCCTGGAGTAATCGTAATGGATAACGTAAAAAACAACGAATATCCAATGCCACTCTACTCAGAAGGAAAAGACGAAGTTTTCGTAGGAAGAATCCGAAGAGATCTCTCACAGCCGAAAACACTCAACCTCTGGATTGTAGCAGACAATCTGCGAAAAGGCGCTGCAACCAACGCAGTACAGATTGCAGAATACTTAGTAGCAAACAACTTAGTATAA
- a CDS encoding cation diffusion facilitator family transporter: MTTKNTNQDKIGFQKLIAVFGIILFVGKIIAWKLTNSDAVFSDAMESIVNVISAFMGLYSLHLASKPKDEDHPYGHGKVEFVTAGIEGALIAIAGIMIIYEGINSLVTGRVLKGLDWGIAIIAVTAIINYLLGYISIKKGEKQNSLVLIASGKHLQSDTFTTLGVVVSLIIVYFTKIYWIDSVVALIFGFYIIFVGYKIVRKSLSGIMDEQNPELLNSIIDLLEKNRHTEWIDIHNMKIQQFGASLHIDAHITLPWYYSLRDAHNEMEKVILLLAKNTKRTVEFNFHMDDCRPISCPVCQIMDCPVREQPFTKKVKWTADNVTRVEKHTIN, from the coding sequence ATGACAACAAAAAATACCAATCAAGATAAAATAGGTTTCCAAAAGCTCATTGCTGTTTTTGGGATCATTTTATTCGTCGGAAAAATCATCGCATGGAAACTTACAAATTCCGATGCCGTATTTTCTGATGCCATGGAAAGTATCGTAAATGTCATCAGTGCTTTTATGGGATTGTATTCCTTACATTTAGCATCAAAACCCAAAGACGAAGATCATCCTTACGGTCATGGTAAAGTAGAATTTGTCACCGCCGGAATAGAAGGCGCATTGATCGCGATTGCCGGAATTATGATCATCTACGAAGGTATCAACAGCTTGGTGACTGGAAGAGTTTTAAAAGGGCTCGATTGGGGAATTGCGATCATTGCCGTTACCGCAATTATTAATTATTTATTAGGATACATATCTATTAAAAAAGGCGAAAAACAAAATTCTCTTGTTCTTATCGCTTCCGGAAAACATTTACAATCCGACACATTTACCACTTTAGGCGTTGTGGTCAGTTTGATCATCGTTTACTTCACCAAAATATATTGGATTGATTCTGTGGTTGCCTTGATTTTTGGCTTCTACATCATATTTGTAGGTTACAAAATCGTCCGCAAATCATTAAGCGGGATTATGGATGAGCAAAATCCAGAACTACTCAATAGCATCATCGATTTATTAGAAAAAAACAGACATACAGAATGGATCGACATTCACAACATGAAAATCCAGCAATTTGGCGCCTCTCTCCACATCGATGCCCACATCACTCTGCCTTGGTATTACAGCCTTCGTGATGCTCATAACGAAATGGAAAAAGTCATTCTCCTTTTAGCCAAAAACACAAAAAGAACGGTTGAATTTAATTTCCACATGGATGACTGCAGACCGATTTCCTGCCCTGTTTGTCAGATTATGGACTGCCCTGTTCGCGAACAGCCTTTTACCAAAAAAGTAAAATGGACTGCAGATAACGTGACCAGAGTAGAAAAGCATACTATTAACTAG
- a CDS encoding exosortase F system-associated membrane protein — translation MKILSWFLVVAGVFGLVGVRMVEDEIFYDPFLDYFHAANKNINFPEFEWGKLILSHVLRFVLNLFFSCIIIHFLFKNKEWTIQGALLMSIVFAITFPIYLYCIYDRFDVGYLFSFYMRRFVIQPLILLLIVPLFYYRKQILLRSNQSL, via the coding sequence ATGAAAATTCTTAGTTGGTTTTTGGTCGTTGCCGGAGTTTTCGGACTAGTTGGTGTAAGAATGGTGGAAGATGAGATTTTCTATGATCCTTTTCTGGATTATTTCCACGCAGCAAATAAGAATATTAATTTCCCTGAATTTGAATGGGGGAAGTTAATTCTCAGCCATGTATTGAGATTTGTTTTAAATCTTTTTTTCTCGTGTATAATCATTCATTTTTTGTTTAAAAATAAAGAATGGACGATACAAGGAGCGTTATTAATGTCTATTGTTTTTGCGATTACTTTCCCGATATATCTGTACTGCATTTATGACCGATTTGATGTAGGGTATCTTTTTTCTTTCTATATGAGAAGGTTTGTAATTCAACCTTTGATTTTGCTTTTGATAGTTCCGTTGTTTTACTACAGAAAACAGATTTTACTAAGGAGCAACCAAAGTTTATAA
- the xrtF gene encoding exosortase family protein XrtF gives MLKDFKPVLGILLRFIIIYLVLLFGYQFYLNSFKAQGLDPFSRLIADHVVLVQNALNYPSRLYDDVPNEQMYFYVKDKTVTRMVEGCNAVSVIILFVAFVFAFYKGTKTFVFIVAGLVALYIMNILRIAGLNIVTRDYSQYNKIAHDYVFPAIIYGSVVILWMIWIKFFALKNENS, from the coding sequence ATGCTAAAGGACTTTAAGCCTGTTTTGGGGATTCTGTTGCGCTTCATCATCATTTATTTGGTGTTGCTTTTTGGGTATCAGTTTTATCTGAACAGCTTCAAAGCGCAAGGTCTTGATCCTTTTTCCCGATTGATTGCTGATCATGTTGTACTTGTGCAGAATGCATTAAATTACCCTTCTCGACTGTATGATGATGTTCCTAACGAGCAGATGTATTTTTATGTTAAAGATAAGACGGTAACAAGAATGGTAGAGGGATGTAATGCGGTTTCTGTGATTATTCTTTTTGTAGCTTTTGTATTTGCTTTTTATAAAGGAACTAAAACTTTCGTTTTTATTGTTGCCGGTCTCGTGGCGTTATACATCATGAATATTTTAAGAATTGCAGGGTTAAATATTGTAACCCGTGACTATTCACAATATAATAAAATCGCTCATGATTATGTTTTTCCAGCTATAATTTATGGAAGTGTAGTGATTCTTTGGATGATATGGATTAAATTTTTTGCTTTAAAAAATGAAAATTCTTAG
- a CDS encoding GxxExxY protein, with product MTKKQITQLSYEITGLAIKVHRTLGAGLLESIYEKCLVHELNKNGYEVIQQVKIPINYDEITIDADLKIDLLVNDCIIVELKAIEQLLPIHEAQLLTYMKILKKPQGLLINFFTDNITKSLKPFVNEYFRSLPD from the coding sequence ATGACGAAAAAACAGATCACTCAATTATCATATGAAATTACAGGATTAGCCATTAAAGTGCATAGAACATTAGGAGCCGGACTTTTAGAAAGCATCTACGAAAAGTGTTTAGTACATGAACTTAATAAAAATGGATATGAAGTAATACAGCAAGTAAAAATTCCCATAAACTATGACGAAATTACAATCGATGCTGACTTGAAAATCGACTTGCTTGTAAATGATTGTATTATTGTAGAATTAAAAGCCATAGAACAATTACTTCCTATACATGAAGCTCAGTTACTGACGTACATGAAAATTTTAAAGAAACCACAAGGTTTATTGATTAATTTTTTCACTGATAACATCACAAAATCTTTAAAACCATTTGTTAATGAATATTTTAGATCATTACCAGACTAA
- a CDS encoding RNase adapter RapZ — MLHIDIHSFSYKKGGIPKDDSGNGGGFTFDCRGILNPGRVEEYKIQTGNDIGVQEYLETKTDMPKFLELIKSMVSINIDNYLGRGFENLQINFGCTGGQHRSVYSAIKIAHFIEEKYGEKVEISLHHDEQHQLNNR; from the coding sequence ATGCTACACATAGACATCCATAGTTTTTCATACAAAAAAGGAGGCATTCCCAAAGACGATTCAGGTAATGGAGGGGGTTTTACTTTCGACTGCCGCGGGATTTTAAACCCGGGAAGAGTGGAAGAATATAAAATTCAGACCGGAAATGACATCGGTGTTCAGGAATATCTTGAAACGAAAACCGACATGCCGAAATTTTTAGAGCTAATTAAAAGCATGGTTTCCATCAATATCGACAACTATTTGGGCAGAGGTTTTGAAAACTTACAAATCAACTTCGGATGTACTGGCGGACAACACAGATCGGTATATTCTGCTATAAAAATCGCTCATTTTATTGAAGAAAAATATGGCGAAAAAGTAGAAATTAGTCTTCATCATGACGAACAGCACCAACTTAATAATAGGTAA
- a CDS encoding NDP-sugar synthase, giving the protein MKALIFAAGKGTRLKPFTDHHPKALAKVNGIPLLERNITYLKGFGINDFVINVHHFGEQIVDFLKKNNNFNCKIEVSDESEELLETGGGLVFAKKFLDHGEDFIIMNADILTDININNLVEYHKKIKDFATLAVSDRESSRKLLFNDDLVLRGWLNVQTGEQRLAEFNKGFKPYAFSGVHCINPVIFDKIKRTGKFSVMEEYLDLMQTEKIHGFLHDSILIDVGRPASVIEAEKYFK; this is encoded by the coding sequence ATGAAGGCATTAATTTTTGCAGCAGGAAAAGGAACCCGACTGAAACCCTTTACAGATCATCATCCGAAAGCTTTGGCTAAAGTAAACGGCATTCCGCTTTTGGAAAGAAATATTACCTACCTAAAAGGTTTTGGCATTAATGATTTTGTGATTAATGTGCATCATTTTGGTGAGCAGATTGTAGATTTCCTGAAGAAAAATAATAATTTTAATTGTAAAATTGAAGTTTCAGATGAGTCTGAAGAACTTTTGGAAACTGGTGGTGGTTTGGTTTTTGCTAAAAAATTTCTTGATCATGGCGAAGATTTTATCATCATGAACGCTGATATTCTTACAGACATCAACATAAATAATTTAGTAGAATACCACAAGAAGATTAAAGATTTTGCTACTTTAGCAGTATCGGACAGAGAAAGTTCGCGTAAGTTATTATTCAACGACGATTTGGTTTTAAGGGGTTGGCTTAATGTGCAAACAGGCGAACAACGATTGGCAGAGTTTAACAAGGGATTTAAGCCTTACGCATTCAGTGGTGTGCACTGCATTAACCCTGTTATTTTTGACAAAATTAAACGAACAGGGAAATTTTCTGTGATGGAAGAATATCTGGATCTGATGCAGACCGAAAAAATTCATGGTTTTCTGCACGACAGTATTCTGATCGATGTAGGAAGACCGGCATCTGTGATAGAAGCCGAAAAATATTTTAAATAA
- a CDS encoding TIGR00730 family Rossman fold protein: MGIEGSRDESLQNPELDINESILHNSFRQKTWDEIVTKDSWMVFKIMAEFVDGYERMAKIGPCVSIFGSARLKPESKYYQMAAEIAEKITKVGFGIITGGGPGIMEAGNKGAFNAQGKSIGLNIDLPFEQHFNPYINKMYSLNFDYFFVRKVMFVKYSQGFIVMPGGFGTLDELTEAITLIQTNKIGKFPIVLVGSEFWGGLLDWFKDTLLKEGMISADDLELYRVVDTADEAVEHIKSFYEKYAVNVNF, from the coding sequence ATGGGAATTGAAGGAAGCAGGGATGAAAGTTTACAAAATCCTGAATTAGATATCAACGAATCAATATTACACAATAGTTTCAGACAAAAAACATGGGACGAAATCGTAACCAAAGACAGCTGGATGGTTTTCAAAATCATGGCAGAATTTGTGGATGGTTATGAAAGAATGGCAAAAATTGGACCCTGTGTTTCTATTTTCGGATCAGCAAGATTAAAGCCTGAAAGTAAATATTATCAGATGGCAGCTGAAATCGCTGAAAAAATCACTAAAGTTGGTTTCGGAATCATCACCGGGGGCGGTCCCGGAATTATGGAAGCCGGTAATAAAGGCGCTTTCAACGCACAGGGAAAATCTATAGGACTCAATATTGATTTACCCTTTGAACAGCATTTCAATCCTTACATCAACAAAATGTACTCGCTTAATTTCGATTATTTCTTCGTAAGAAAAGTGATGTTTGTAAAGTATTCTCAGGGGTTTATCGTGATGCCGGGAGGTTTTGGAACTTTGGATGAACTGACGGAGGCGATTACTTTAATCCAAACCAATAAAATCGGAAAGTTCCCTATTGTTCTGGTCGGTTCAGAGTTTTGGGGTGGTTTGCTTGATTGGTTTAAAGATACTTTGCTAAAAGAAGGAATGATTTCGGCGGATGACCTTGAGCTCTATCGTGTGGTAGATACAGCAGACGAAGCTGTGGAGCACATCAAATCTTTTTATGAAAAGTATGCGGTGAATGTTAACTTTTAA
- a CDS encoding DUF6702 family protein: MKKFLYISGILSLFALMSFMAADFFSSMTKVDYIDGSKTLKFTTKMNTSHISDAIKINRSTAGFEAEVKKYVNNNFDVYVNGSPKTLTFTGSQVSGETVWVYFETSGVSEVSNLKIKNTILLSAFPKQINLVNIAYKGSQKTMNFQRGKEVNEVSF, translated from the coding sequence ATGAAAAAATTTTTATACATATCCGGTATTCTATCACTATTTGCACTCATGAGTTTCATGGCGGCAGATTTCTTCTCATCAATGACGAAAGTCGACTATATTGATGGCAGCAAAACGCTGAAGTTTACTACAAAGATGAATACCAGTCATATTTCGGATGCAATCAAAATCAACCGCAGCACGGCAGGTTTTGAAGCCGAAGTGAAGAAATATGTAAACAACAATTTTGATGTTTATGTAAATGGATCTCCCAAAACCCTAACTTTCACAGGAAGTCAGGTAAGCGGAGAAACTGTATGGGTCTATTTTGAAACAAGCGGTGTTTCGGAGGTGAGCAATTTAAAGATTAAAAACACGATTCTTTTAAGTGCTTTCCCAAAACAAATTAACCTTGTGAATATTGCCTATAAAGGATCTCAAAAAACCATGAATTTCCAACGAGGAAAAGAGGTGAATGAGGTTTCATTTTAA
- a CDS encoding DUF5689 domain-containing protein, translating to MKKYNSILKYIFIVCATLFITGCVHDDKYDEPDLANFQCADLTKTMTLTDLRAKYVNTVYAFPDDSNDIVEGYVSSTDETGNIYKTIYIQDKAENPTQGFVISVDMVSTYTQYPQGSKVYIKLAGLALGTYGGVVQLGVKDPASTTSVLRIPEKLVPSKIFRSCSIRENIIPKIMTSAQMVAANDKYIGCLIKMENAEFDSRSLCTNYAPNGVTIDRVIRDASTTTTRVVRNSGYASFANQILPSGNGDFVGVYSKFNSTYQMYINKVTDLKMTKFPRLDGITSNPCEFSANGLTLKTVAEVKQLASGTLAQITGDFYVKAQVVANDETGNLFKYVYVEDATGGIRINMNKTDLFLDNRFRLGKDVYIKLKGLYIRNVSGELHLGSNDTSTAINYRIKEEDIYKYLYDSNAPSRAVVPTERMISQLTTADVGRWIKIKDLQFINADLGKAYSDGTATSNRTLEDCSGNKITLRTSGQADFGTNTTPIKPGMVEVEGGKGDVYAIASYFNGTYQLWITKLSNIDLDNPRCDGSIYTPMPTIYNDGFAAGGFSSDWTTVNVVGTQVWNTSNQGNGTNYYAVMSAPLGNPANEDWLISKAVSLVGKTAATVSFTTDVRYAGNALQVYATENYTGNPSTTTWVQLPATLDTNTGAFGDWVSSGNVNLSAFLGKNVRIAFKYTSTTSAAATWEIDDFKIKAQ from the coding sequence ATGAAAAAATATAATTCAATTTTAAAATATATTTTCATTGTCTGTGCTACGCTGTTTATTACAGGATGTGTACACGATGATAAATATGACGAGCCAGATCTTGCTAACTTTCAGTGTGCTGATCTTACCAAGACAATGACATTGACTGATCTAAGAGCAAAGTATGTAAATACGGTATATGCTTTTCCTGATGATTCTAATGATATCGTAGAAGGTTATGTTTCTTCAACAGATGAAACAGGGAATATTTATAAGACAATTTACATTCAGGATAAAGCTGAAAATCCTACGCAAGGTTTCGTAATCAGTGTAGACATGGTAAGTACATATACACAATATCCTCAGGGTTCTAAAGTATATATCAAACTTGCTGGTCTTGCTTTAGGAACTTATGGTGGAGTGGTGCAATTGGGAGTTAAAGATCCGGCAAGCACAACATCTGTTTTAAGAATTCCTGAAAAATTAGTTCCTTCAAAAATTTTCAGATCATGCTCTATCAGAGAGAACATTATTCCTAAAATAATGACTTCTGCACAAATGGTTGCTGCAAATGATAAGTACATCGGATGTTTGATCAAAATGGAAAATGCAGAATTTGACAGTAGATCATTGTGTACAAATTATGCTCCAAATGGAGTTACGATTGATCGAGTGATTAGAGATGCGAGTACAACCACTACCAGAGTAGTAAGAAACAGTGGATATGCATCATTTGCAAACCAGATTTTACCATCAGGAAACGGAGATTTTGTAGGTGTTTACAGTAAATTTAATTCTACTTACCAAATGTATATCAATAAGGTTACAGACCTTAAGATGACTAAATTCCCTCGTCTCGATGGGATCACTTCAAATCCATGTGAATTCAGCGCAAATGGGTTGACTCTCAAAACTGTAGCAGAGGTAAAACAATTAGCATCTGGAACACTTGCTCAGATTACTGGAGATTTTTATGTTAAAGCCCAAGTGGTTGCCAATGATGAAACAGGAAATTTATTCAAATATGTGTATGTAGAAGATGCTACAGGAGGTATAAGAATAAATATGAATAAAACTGATTTGTTTTTAGATAATAGATTTAGATTAGGGAAAGATGTTTATATAAAACTAAAAGGTTTGTATATAAGAAATGTTTCGGGTGAACTTCATTTAGGTTCTAATGATACGAGTACAGCAATCAACTATAGAATTAAAGAGGAAGATATTTACAAGTATCTTTATGATTCTAATGCACCTTCAAGAGCGGTAGTTCCTACCGAAAGAATGATCTCTCAACTGACAACCGCAGATGTAGGAAGATGGATTAAAATTAAAGACTTACAGTTTATCAATGCAGATTTAGGGAAAGCCTATTCAGATGGAACAGCGACATCAAATAGAACTTTAGAAGACTGTTCTGGTAATAAAATTACATTGAGAACAAGTGGACAGGCAGATTTCGGAACAAATACTACGCCTATTAAACCGGGTATGGTAGAAGTTGAAGGGGGTAAAGGTGATGTCTACGCTATTGCCAGTTATTTTAACGGAACCTATCAGCTTTGGATTACCAAGCTTTCAAATATAGATTTAGATAATCCAAGATGTGATGGAAGTATTTATACTCCAATGCCTACAATCTATAATGATGGATTTGCTGCAGGTGGTTTCAGCTCAGATTGGACGACTGTTAACGTTGTGGGTACTCAGGTTTGGAATACTTCTAACCAAGGTAATGGAACTAATTACTATGCAGTGATGAGTGCTCCATTAGGAAATCCTGCCAACGAAGATTGGTTGATTTCAAAGGCGGTTAGTTTGGTGGGTAAAACTGCGGCTACAGTCAGCTTTACAACAGATGTTCGTTATGCAGGAAATGCTCTGCAGGTTTATGCCACTGAAAATTATACAGGAAACCCATCAACTACTACTTGGGTACAGTTACCTGCAACTTTGGATACCAATACAGGAGCATTTGGAGATTGGGTAAGCTCAGGAAATGTAAACTTAAGTGCATTCTTAGGCAAAAACGTAAGAATAGCATTCAAATATACTTCTACAACTTCTGCTGCGGCAACGTGGGAGATAGATGATTTTAAAATCAAAGCTCAATAA
- a CDS encoding carboxypeptidase-like regulatory domain-containing protein gives MIKKLSLISLFTLLPASYYYAQTTAYAYVKGQDGKPIERAEVDLDNSVDDVTADKIGYFQFVDLKPGHYLITITKPNFESKILEFDISADEKRKDLGVIVLNNSQATDAGVVVIDDSANDTEDGGSAMQPTVGLLSSGRDAFQNVSAFELGAYWFRPRGVDNRFEDVMFNGVSMSKNDDGRIDFSNWGGLNDVTRYPQENVDNITPSEYAFGNLGGVVYYNTRASNYRKQTSLAYSFTNRSYLHRAMATYSTGLSKSGWAFTVSGSRRWGDNAVIDGVYQDAYAYFAAVEKKFSERHSINFTGFGSPTYRASNSPNTQEVYDIMGKNYNSYWGMQDGEERNSRIRKVFEPMFMLTDYLKIGKSSNWVNTVSYQIGSDARSRLDWFHASDPNPTYYRKLPGFGILNADEFRAQSQINWNALYNANRLNLTNMDGSPRGAVYTVVEDVNRDKTFNFASHFDTRMTDNWKLNINFNYQNLRSDNFRRVKDLLGANFAYNLNAFNNDVKYNTDDASSEVKVGDRTQYSYELLRDQYSLNISSEVDFNKFNIVASIFSSYSESQRDGDYRSGLLRFKDNSKGKSSIYDAVDAGIKGKVTYKINGKNFIVYNGAFFSLAPTLNEIYINPRAVDYLTPGVKNQIINSNDLSYIMRGQILKLRLSGYYTTISNATEISRYYADVNDGSLGNSFSTLVNEAMSGVNKRYIGAELGFDVKITPTLNAVGVASVGEYKYTNNPEVSTFDDLNGFRGSKDTWGKANIKDYKVAGTPQKAFSFGLKYNSPKYWWVGASANYLMDQYLDLSALNKTPYMYTDPLTNDPYPGVTPELIQQITAQKKFDDQFMLNANAGKSFLLGKYRMGISVSVNNILNNRNYVTGGFEQGRNVNFNEALLDVQRATPYFGPKLWYDRGTTFFTNVYLRF, from the coding sequence ATGATTAAAAAACTATCCCTAATCTCTTTGTTTACATTACTTCCGGCATCGTACTACTATGCGCAAACTACTGCGTATGCATACGTTAAGGGTCAGGATGGCAAGCCTATAGAGAGAGCAGAAGTAGATCTTGACAATTCTGTTGATGATGTAACTGCAGATAAAATAGGTTACTTCCAGTTTGTAGATTTAAAGCCAGGACATTATCTTATCACTATTACAAAACCAAATTTTGAGTCAAAAATTTTGGAATTTGATATTTCTGCTGATGAGAAGAGAAAAGACTTAGGTGTAATTGTTCTTAACAACAGCCAGGCAACAGATGCAGGTGTTGTTGTAATTGACGATTCGGCTAATGATACCGAAGATGGAGGTTCTGCAATGCAGCCTACCGTAGGGCTTTTGAGCTCAGGAAGAGACGCCTTTCAGAATGTATCTGCTTTTGAATTGGGTGCATATTGGTTCAGACCAAGAGGGGTAGATAATAGATTTGAAGATGTTATGTTTAATGGTGTTTCGATGTCTAAAAATGATGACGGAAGAATAGATTTTAGCAATTGGGGAGGTTTAAATGATGTTACAAGATATCCTCAGGAAAATGTAGATAATATTACACCTTCAGAATATGCCTTTGGTAATTTAGGAGGAGTTGTATATTACAATACAAGAGCTTCTAATTACAGAAAACAGACTTCTCTAGCATATTCATTTACCAATAGAAGTTACCTTCACAGAGCGATGGCGACTTATTCTACAGGGTTGAGCAAAAGTGGATGGGCGTTTACAGTATCAGGAAGCAGAAGATGGGGAGACAATGCAGTGATTGACGGAGTTTATCAGGATGCTTACGCTTATTTTGCAGCAGTAGAGAAGAAATTCAGTGAAAGACATTCAATCAACTTTACAGGTTTCGGATCACCAACATACAGAGCATCGAACTCTCCAAATACACAGGAAGTTTATGACATTATGGGTAAAAATTATAACTCATATTGGGGAATGCAGGATGGTGAAGAGAGAAATTCAAGAATAAGAAAGGTTTTTGAACCTATGTTTATGCTTACCGATTATTTAAAAATAGGAAAAAGCTCAAACTGGGTTAATACGGTTTCTTACCAAATTGGTAGCGATGCACGAAGCAGATTAGACTGGTTCCATGCTTCAGATCCCAACCCTACCTACTACAGAAAATTACCTGGTTTCGGAATTTTAAATGCCGACGAGTTCAGAGCTCAATCGCAAATCAATTGGAATGCTTTGTATAATGCCAACCGCCTAAACCTTACCAATATGGATGGTTCTCCAAGAGGAGCGGTTTATACAGTTGTGGAAGATGTAAACAGAGATAAAACTTTCAATTTTGCTTCTCACTTTGATACCAGAATGACAGATAATTGGAAATTGAATATTAATTTTAATTATCAGAATTTAAGATCAGATAACTTTAGAAGAGTTAAAGATTTATTAGGAGCTAATTTTGCATATAATCTCAATGCATTTAATAATGATGTGAAATATAATACAGATGATGCTAGTTCTGAGGTAAAAGTAGGAGACAGAACTCAATATTCTTATGAATTATTAAGAGATCAGTACTCATTAAATATCTCATCTGAAGTTGATTTTAATAAATTTAACATCGTTGCGTCTATTTTCAGTTCATATTCAGAATCACAAAGAGACGGAGATTACAGAAGCGGTCTTTTGAGATTTAAAGATAATTCTAAAGGGAAAAGCAGTATCTATGATGCTGTGGATGCCGGTATAAAAGGAAAGGTTACCTATAAGATCAACGGTAAAAACTTTATCGTTTACAACGGAGCTTTTTTCAGCTTAGCGCCGACTCTTAATGAAATTTACATCAATCCGAGAGCCGTTGATTATTTAACGCCGGGAGTTAAAAATCAGATCATCAACTCAAATGATTTAAGTTATATCATGAGAGGGCAGATTCTGAAATTAAGATTGTCAGGATATTACACTACAATCAGTAATGCAACTGAGATTTCAAGATATTATGCAGATGTAAATGACGGAAGTTTAGGAAATTCATTCAGTACATTAGTGAATGAAGCGATGAGTGGTGTAAACAAAAGATACATTGGTGCAGAATTAGGTTTTGATGTAAAAATAACGCCTACTTTAAATGCGGTTGGTGTAGCAAGTGTAGGAGAATATAAATACACAAACAATCCTGAAGTATCAACCTTTGATGATCTTAACGGGTTTAGAGGTTCAAAAGATACTTGGGGCAAAGCAAATATCAAAGATTATAAAGTTGCAGGAACTCCGCAAAAAGCATTTTCTTTTGGCTTAAAATATAATTCACCTAAATATTGGTGGGTAGGTGCTTCTGCGAATTATTTGATGGATCAGTATCTTGATCTTTCAGCTTTAAATAAAACACCTTACATGTACACGGATCCGTTGACTAATGATCCTTACCCGGGAGTTACGCCGGAACTTATTCAGCAGATTACTGCACAGAAAAAATTTGATGATCAGTTCATGTTGAATGCCAATGCGGGTAAATCTTTCCTTTTAGGCAAATACAGAATGGGAATCAGTGTTTCGGTAAATAATATCCTGAATAACAGAAACTACGTTACTGGCGGATTTGAGCAGGGTAGAAATGTGAATTTCAATGAAGCACTTCTAGACGTTCAGAGAGCAACACCATACTTTGGGCCAAAACTTTGGTATGACAGAGGTACTACTTTCTTCACAAATGTTTATCTAAGATTCTAA